A genomic segment from Bradyrhizobium sp. ISRA430 encodes:
- a CDS encoding NADPH:quinone oxidoreductase family protein translates to MKAMISRSTGGPETLVLEEVDDPEAAVGQIVVRIKASGVNFPDALIIEDRYQFKPKRPFSPGGEFSGIVEAIGGGVSSLEPGDRVMGFSRWGAMAQKIAINASRCAVIPDKMPFDEASVFFLTYGTSYYALKERGDLRDGETLLVLGAAGGVGLATIEIGKAMGARVVAAVSTPAKARKAREHGADRVVIYPPAPFDASSQRDLARLFKAACDPDGAHVVCDVVGGNYSEAALRAIAWDGRFLVVGFTGGIPQIPLNLPLLKSCKIVGVFFGPWLDRGVDRFSHTADELLEWYEAGKLRPFISARFPLEEAGNAIAQLATRKAVGKIVVNID, encoded by the coding sequence ATGAAAGCGATGATTAGCAGATCGACAGGCGGTCCCGAAACGCTTGTTCTAGAAGAGGTCGACGATCCGGAGGCTGCCGTCGGCCAGATTGTCGTTCGCATCAAAGCCAGCGGAGTAAACTTTCCGGACGCGCTGATCATAGAGGACAGGTATCAATTCAAGCCAAAGCGACCGTTTTCTCCGGGGGGCGAATTTTCCGGCATAGTCGAAGCGATCGGCGGCGGCGTTTCATCGCTTGAACCAGGCGATCGCGTCATGGGTTTTTCAAGATGGGGGGCGATGGCGCAGAAAATTGCCATAAACGCGAGCCGATGTGCGGTGATACCAGACAAAATGCCGTTTGACGAAGCCTCCGTGTTCTTTTTGACCTACGGCACTTCCTACTACGCGTTGAAAGAGCGGGGCGACCTTAGAGACGGTGAAACTCTCCTGGTGCTTGGAGCCGCTGGTGGCGTTGGGCTTGCGACAATTGAGATTGGAAAAGCGATGGGTGCTCGCGTTGTGGCAGCCGTTTCTACACCTGCGAAGGCGAGAAAAGCCCGAGAGCACGGAGCAGATCGAGTGGTGATATATCCACCTGCGCCGTTTGATGCATCGTCCCAGAGAGATCTTGCGCGCCTTTTTAAGGCGGCTTGCGATCCGGACGGAGCTCACGTCGTGTGTGACGTTGTAGGCGGAAACTATTCAGAGGCGGCTTTGCGCGCGATAGCTTGGGATGGCCGTTTCCTCGTTGTAGGATTTACGGGAGGCATCCCACAGATTCCGCTCAATCTTCCTTTACTTAAGAGTTGCAAAATCGTTGGGGTGTTCTTCGGGCCGTGGCTTGACCGCGGTGTCGACCGTTTTAGTCACACCGCGGACGAGTTACTCGAGTGGTATGAAGCTGGCAAGCTGCGACCTTTCATATCGGCGCGCTTCCCCTTGGAAGAAGCGGGCAATGCCATTGCCCAACTGGCCACTCGAAAGGCAGTCGGAAAGATTGTCGTTAATATAGATTGA